Proteins found in one Magnetofaba australis IT-1 genomic segment:
- the msrA gene encoding peptide-methionine (S)-S-oxide reductase MsrA, producing the protein MFFMTKKVIMPNPEDALPGREEAMSVPARHHVLNTPMKPPFPDGVEQLLVGMGCFWGAERRFWELPGVHVTAVGYAAGYTPNPTYEEVCSSKTGHNEVVLVAFDPDKVSLERVLTTFWEAHDPTQGMRQGNDVGTQYRSGIYYYTDAQRAAAEATKARFQTALTKAGLPEITTEIKPAGTFYYAEGYHQQYLAKNPGGYCGLGGTCVSMPTG; encoded by the coding sequence ATGTTTTTCATGACCAAGAAAGTGATTATGCCGAACCCGGAAGACGCCTTGCCCGGTCGCGAGGAGGCGATGTCCGTTCCCGCGCGTCACCATGTGTTGAACACTCCCATGAAGCCGCCGTTCCCCGATGGTGTGGAGCAACTGCTGGTGGGAATGGGCTGTTTCTGGGGCGCCGAGCGTCGGTTTTGGGAGTTGCCTGGGGTGCACGTCACCGCCGTGGGGTATGCGGCGGGCTATACCCCTAACCCCACTTATGAAGAGGTGTGCAGCAGCAAGACCGGCCATAATGAGGTGGTGCTGGTGGCGTTCGACCCGGATAAAGTCTCGCTGGAGCGCGTGCTGACCACCTTCTGGGAGGCTCATGACCCCACCCAGGGCATGCGTCAGGGCAACGATGTGGGCACGCAGTATCGCTCCGGGATCTACTATTATACGGACGCCCAGCGCGCGGCGGCGGAGGCGACCAAAGCGCGTTTTCAAACCGCGCTCACCAAGGCGGGGCTGCCGGAGATCACCACCGAGATCAAGCCAGCCGGGACGTTCTACTACGCCGAGGGTTACCATCAGCAATACCTGGCCAAGAACCCTGGCGGCTACTGCGGTCTGGGCGGTACCTGCGTGAGCATGCCGACGGGGTGA
- the cbiB gene encoding adenosylcobinamide-phosphate synthase CbiB: MGLQNFFDLLPWCVLGLALDALLGEPTRWHPLVGFGRAAAGLEQRANGGTPWRRRLLGAAAWLLLIAPLVGVAALLQSWLGVWVAAPLLYLALGGRSLIEHGQAVAQAFTASGLESAQERVGYMVSRDVTEMSEAQVIRATLESLLENGADAIFGALFWTLLLGAPGAVLYRLANTLDAMWGYRSARFAAFGWAAARADDALNLIPARLTALTYALCGDLRAGLRAWRENRNGKSPNSGVVMAAGAGALGLRLGGLTRYGDAVVNTPAMGHGRAPQWGDIPRAAALLRRGMALWGVVISLAWLA; the protein is encoded by the coding sequence ATGGGATTGCAGAATTTCTTTGATCTCTTGCCTTGGTGCGTACTGGGGTTGGCGTTGGACGCCCTGCTGGGGGAGCCGACGCGCTGGCATCCGCTGGTGGGGTTCGGGCGTGCGGCGGCGGGACTGGAGCAGCGCGCCAATGGCGGTACACCCTGGCGACGGCGACTGCTGGGCGCGGCGGCGTGGCTACTGCTGATTGCGCCGCTGGTGGGCGTTGCTGCGCTGCTTCAGTCCTGGCTTGGCGTGTGGGTGGCTGCGCCGCTGCTCTATCTGGCGTTGGGCGGACGCAGCTTGATTGAGCATGGTCAGGCGGTGGCGCAGGCGTTTACCGCGTCGGGGCTGGAGTCGGCGCAGGAGCGCGTGGGCTATATGGTCAGTCGCGATGTGACGGAGATGTCCGAAGCCCAGGTGATTCGCGCCACTTTGGAATCTCTGCTGGAGAACGGCGCCGACGCCATCTTCGGCGCGCTGTTTTGGACCTTGCTGCTGGGCGCGCCCGGTGCGGTGCTGTATCGATTGGCCAATACCCTGGACGCCATGTGGGGCTATCGCTCCGCGCGTTTTGCCGCCTTTGGCTGGGCGGCGGCGCGGGCCGACGACGCGCTGAACCTGATTCCCGCCCGCTTGACTGCGCTGACTTACGCCCTGTGCGGCGATCTGCGCGCCGGTCTGCGCGCCTGGCGGGAGAATCGTAACGGGAAGAGTCCCAACAGCGGCGTGGTGATGGCTGCTGGGGCGGGTGCTTTGGGCTTGCGTCTGGGCGGGCTGACTCGCTATGGCGACGCGGTGGTCAATACGCCGGCCATGGGCCATGGCCGCGCGCCGCAGTGGGGGGATATCCCCCGCGCCGCCGCCTTGCTGCGACGCGGCATGGCGTTGTGGGGCGTCGTCATCTCCTTGGCGTGGCTGGCTTAA
- a CDS encoding ABC transporter substrate binding protein, producing MLTCALLIGLQIAPVRAAEKHRILYLNSYHPGYFWSDNITTGIRELLDERSDVELFVEYMDTKRHANPAHMARLAELYIAKYRHLNIDYVITSDDNAFDFFKAYRAQIAPDAPWVFCGLDNVQPTRIAGLENVYGVEENLGVEDTLKLAMRLHPDLKEVFFISDATKSGLSYAEKAHRLEQKYKHKLRFFHLNILSIEELKTALANMPENAVVIYMSFIRDRNGEVLTLKESHTLAATHAALPVYVTWGFRPGLGIVGGAVTSGQTQGERAAKIVEALLNGVNADAIPKLQKAPHVTQLDSQALKRFNISIKNLPKPHQLYNQPHSPMHQFPLQSALVLLIITLLLIAVGFLIVYVRRLSAARNKLLESERYNRMLFEHSPTGLALCRMNGELVDVNPAYGKIIGQSVEEAKSLSYWEITPQEYAEQEAEQLKALERTGQYGPYEKEYLHKSGERIPVSLSGRLVELGGEKFIWSSVEDTSLRRQAETLRLQYQQQLELKVQERTRELVRAKEAAQRADQAKSEFLAVMSHEVRTPINTILGMGELLAESKLNEAQREDLNILRLASENLLSLINNVLDLSKIEAKQLALEEAPTNLQETIEDVIQMFAPQSASKGVALTSRIAPQLTQPVLIDVQRLKQVLINLTGNAIKFTDHGEVTITASTPNPEQLLLEVADSGIGISSDHLDSIFQPFQQCDGSVTRRYGGTGLGLTICRQLLHAMDGSIEARSELGKGSSFLCTLPLRPAPISLAPPSSEPSPSSTRTHALGAPKRILLVDDAPDNLRLAHAFLHSDAYETSEAFNGAEALERFTHERFDLVVMDIQMPVMDGVTATREIRRWEARNRPGQPPTPIIALTAHAMREDAERSQKAGCNMHLTKPVRKARLLEVVEQFLYPQPLAKES from the coding sequence ATGCTGACCTGCGCCCTGCTGATAGGCCTGCAAATCGCTCCCGTCAGGGCGGCGGAAAAACATCGCATTCTCTATTTGAACTCCTATCATCCCGGCTACTTCTGGTCCGATAACATCACCACCGGCATTCGCGAACTCCTGGACGAGCGCTCCGACGTGGAGCTGTTTGTGGAGTACATGGACACCAAGCGCCACGCCAACCCGGCGCACATGGCGCGGTTGGCGGAGCTGTATATCGCCAAATATCGCCACCTGAATATCGATTACGTCATCACCTCCGATGACAATGCATTCGACTTCTTCAAAGCCTATCGCGCGCAGATTGCGCCGGACGCGCCGTGGGTCTTCTGCGGCCTGGACAATGTCCAACCCACCCGCATCGCCGGATTGGAAAACGTCTATGGCGTGGAGGAGAACCTTGGGGTGGAGGACACCCTGAAACTGGCCATGCGCCTGCACCCGGACCTCAAGGAGGTGTTTTTCATCTCCGACGCCACCAAATCCGGCCTCTCCTACGCGGAAAAAGCGCATCGGCTGGAACAGAAATACAAACACAAACTGCGCTTTTTTCACCTCAACATCTTGAGCATCGAAGAGCTCAAAACCGCCCTGGCCAACATGCCGGAAAACGCAGTGGTGATCTATATGAGCTTCATCCGTGACCGCAACGGAGAGGTGCTCACCCTCAAAGAGAGCCATACGCTGGCGGCCACCCACGCCGCGCTCCCCGTCTATGTCACCTGGGGCTTCCGCCCGGGTTTGGGCATCGTCGGCGGCGCCGTCACCAGCGGCCAGACCCAGGGAGAACGCGCAGCAAAGATCGTCGAAGCTTTGCTCAATGGCGTAAACGCGGACGCCATCCCCAAGCTGCAGAAAGCGCCCCACGTCACCCAACTGGACAGTCAGGCGCTCAAACGCTTCAATATTTCCATCAAAAACCTGCCCAAACCGCATCAACTGTACAACCAGCCCCACTCGCCAATGCATCAGTTCCCGCTGCAAAGCGCTCTTGTCCTGCTCATCATCACTCTGCTGCTCATCGCCGTGGGTTTCCTGATCGTCTACGTGCGCAGACTGAGCGCCGCGCGCAATAAACTGCTGGAGAGCGAGCGCTACAACCGCATGCTGTTTGAACACTCCCCCACCGGTTTGGCGTTGTGCCGCATGAATGGGGAGTTGGTGGACGTCAACCCAGCCTATGGCAAGATCATCGGACAAAGCGTGGAAGAGGCCAAGTCCCTCAGCTATTGGGAGATCACCCCGCAGGAGTACGCCGAACAGGAGGCCGAACAGCTCAAAGCGTTGGAGCGCACCGGTCAATATGGTCCCTACGAAAAAGAGTATCTGCACAAATCCGGCGAACGCATTCCAGTCAGTCTGTCGGGCCGGTTGGTGGAGTTGGGCGGGGAGAAGTTCATCTGGTCCAGCGTCGAGGACACCAGCCTGCGGCGTCAGGCTGAGACCTTGCGCCTGCAGTACCAGCAGCAGTTGGAGTTGAAGGTGCAGGAGCGCACCCGCGAGTTGGTGCGCGCCAAAGAGGCCGCGCAGCGCGCCGATCAGGCCAAAAGCGAGTTCCTCGCCGTGATGAGCCACGAGGTCCGCACGCCCATCAACACCATTCTGGGTATGGGCGAACTCCTGGCCGAGTCCAAGCTCAATGAGGCGCAGCGGGAGGATTTGAACATTCTGCGCCTGGCCAGCGAGAACCTGCTCTCTCTCATCAACAACGTGCTGGACCTCTCCAAAATAGAAGCCAAACAGTTGGCCCTGGAGGAAGCGCCCACCAATTTGCAAGAGACTATTGAGGACGTCATTCAGATGTTTGCGCCGCAATCGGCCAGCAAAGGGGTCGCGTTGACCAGCCGCATCGCCCCGCAACTGACTCAGCCTGTTCTCATTGACGTGCAGCGGCTCAAGCAGGTGCTGATCAATCTCACCGGCAACGCCATCAAATTCACCGACCATGGCGAAGTGACCATTACCGCCTCCACGCCGAACCCAGAGCAACTCCTGCTCGAGGTCGCTGATAGCGGAATCGGCATCAGCAGCGACCACTTGGATTCGATCTTTCAGCCATTTCAGCAGTGTGACGGCTCTGTCACCCGGCGCTATGGCGGCACCGGCCTGGGTTTAACCATCTGCCGACAACTGCTGCACGCCATGGATGGCTCCATTGAAGCGCGCAGCGAACTGGGCAAAGGCTCCAGCTTCCTGTGTACGCTACCCTTAAGACCCGCGCCCATAAGCCTTGCGCCCCCCTCTTCTGAACCGAGCCCCTCATCGACTCGCACACACGCCCTCGGCGCGCCGAAGCGCATCCTTCTGGTGGACGATGCGCCGGACAATCTCCGATTGGCGCACGCCTTTCTCCATAGTGACGCCTATGAAACCAGCGAGGCGTTCAATGGCGCCGAGGCGCTGGAGCGTTTCACCCATGAGCGCTTCGATCTGGTGGTGATGGATATCCAGATGCCGGTGATGGATGGCGTCACCGCCACGCGGGAGATTCGCCGTTGGGAAGCGCGTAACAGACCTGGTCAACCGCCGACGCCCATCATCGCGCTGACCGCCCACGCCATGCGCGAAGACGCAGAGCGCTCCCAAAAAGCCGGATGCAATATGCATCTGACCAAACCCGTGCGCAAAGCGCGTCTGCTGGAGGTGGTGGAGCAGTTCCTCTACCCGCAACCTCTGGCAAAAGAGAGCTGA
- a CDS encoding radical SAM protein, producing MALDSTPYVYYGQTTALCETCLQLIPAKILFEDDAVYHLKRCPEHGAQKTRVAADIDFFHQSKQLIKPGDKPLTRQTEIVHGCPHDCGLCPDHEQHSCVALIEINDACAWNCPVCFADASPSKRTHLPLAQVEAMIDALIDSEGEPDVVQITGGEPTEHPNILEILRLAKRKPIRHLMLNTNGARIAGDADFVAQLAELRPGFEVYLQFDAVSPAAVAALRGSDVTDVRQRALENLEHAGISTTLVATVKNGVNSDELGAIIDHALSWRCVRGVTFQPIQDAGRNPNFDKQRDRMLLGDIRNGIAQQSRHFEKADIIPLPCNPEGIAIAYGLRNGDELVPVTRMIPLQELVAAAPNSISFEKNAELRARLMQTCSLSSEELNAAERMESLLCCLPRIPAPENLGYADIFRIAIVQFLDRYNFCLGAVKRSCIHFVTPDLKIVPFDTYNLFHRQPLTPGNA from the coding sequence GTGGCGCTTGATTCCACCCCTTATGTCTACTACGGCCAGACCACCGCCCTGTGCGAAACCTGTCTGCAACTGATCCCCGCCAAAATTCTCTTCGAAGATGACGCGGTCTATCACCTCAAACGCTGCCCCGAGCATGGCGCGCAGAAAACCCGCGTCGCCGCCGACATCGACTTCTTTCATCAGAGTAAACAACTGATCAAGCCCGGTGACAAACCCCTCACCCGGCAGACGGAAATCGTCCACGGCTGCCCCCACGACTGCGGCCTCTGCCCCGACCACGAACAGCACAGCTGCGTCGCCCTCATCGAGATCAACGACGCCTGCGCCTGGAACTGCCCGGTCTGCTTCGCCGACGCCTCGCCCAGCAAGCGCACCCATCTTCCGCTGGCGCAGGTAGAGGCGATGATAGACGCCCTCATCGACAGCGAGGGCGAGCCCGACGTGGTGCAGATCACCGGCGGCGAACCCACTGAACACCCGAATATTTTAGAGATTCTGCGCCTTGCCAAGCGCAAACCCATTCGCCACCTGATGCTCAACACCAACGGCGCGCGCATCGCCGGGGACGCCGACTTCGTGGCGCAACTGGCCGAATTGCGCCCGGGGTTTGAGGTCTACTTGCAATTCGATGCGGTGAGCCCCGCCGCCGTGGCCGCGCTGCGCGGCTCGGACGTCACCGACGTGCGCCAGCGGGCGCTGGAGAACCTGGAGCACGCAGGGATCTCCACCACCCTGGTGGCGACGGTGAAGAACGGCGTCAACTCAGACGAACTGGGGGCCATCATCGACCATGCGCTGTCCTGGCGCTGTGTGCGCGGAGTCACCTTTCAGCCGATCCAGGACGCCGGACGCAACCCCAATTTCGATAAACAGCGCGACCGCATGCTGTTGGGAGACATCCGCAACGGCATCGCCCAGCAGTCGCGCCATTTTGAGAAGGCCGACATCATCCCGCTGCCGTGCAACCCCGAGGGGATCGCCATCGCCTACGGCCTGCGCAACGGCGATGAATTGGTCCCGGTGACACGCATGATCCCGTTGCAGGAGTTGGTCGCCGCCGCCCCCAACAGCATCTCATTCGAAAAGAACGCCGAGTTGCGCGCGCGCCTAATGCAGACCTGCTCGCTGTCCAGCGAGGAGCTCAACGCCGCCGAGCGCATGGAGTCGCTGCTGTGCTGCCTGCCGCGCATCCCCGCGCCGGAGAACCTGGGCTATGCGGACATCTTCCGCATCGCCATCGTGCAGTTCCTCGACCGCTACAACTTCTGCCTGGGGGCGGTCAAACGCTCCTGCATCCACTTCGTGACGCCGGATTTGAAGATCGTCCCGTTCGACACCTATAATCTGTTCCATCGCCAGCCTCTCACTCCTGGCAACGCGTAG
- a CDS encoding prolipoprotein diacylglyceryl transferase: MTLPLPINGVHTLFDLLALSVAAASGYGVYRWRFVAAYAQTSQRAGKHYLLALLIGSSFGAHLFGTWNLILSDIPGVGRSILGALVGAILTVELYKLMRGVRGSTGYIYALPFCVVVALGRLGCFLSGLDDHTHGLPTDLPWGWDYGDGTPRHPVQLYESAAMAATALFLLWRLWRAPEWVIHYGFYGVVGIYGAQRFVWEFHKPYGPLAGGLNLFHWLCLGLMAYSLWMVWRQAKNTVREDERY, encoded by the coding sequence ATGACGCTCCCCCTGCCGATCAACGGCGTACACACGCTGTTCGACCTGTTGGCGCTCAGTGTCGCTGCGGCTTCCGGGTATGGCGTCTATCGCTGGCGCTTTGTCGCCGCCTATGCCCAGACCTCGCAGCGAGCGGGGAAACACTATCTGCTGGCGCTGCTCATCGGCAGCAGCTTCGGCGCGCATCTCTTCGGCACGTGGAATCTGATCCTCTCCGACATTCCCGGCGTGGGACGCAGCATCCTGGGCGCCCTGGTGGGCGCCATCCTCACCGTGGAGCTATATAAGCTCATGCGCGGCGTGCGCGGCTCCACCGGCTACATCTACGCCCTGCCCTTCTGCGTGGTGGTCGCCCTGGGTCGGCTCGGCTGCTTCCTCTCCGGCCTGGATGACCACACCCACGGCCTGCCCACCGATCTGCCCTGGGGCTGGGATTATGGCGACGGGACTCCCCGCCATCCGGTGCAACTCTACGAGTCCGCCGCCATGGCGGCTACCGCGCTGTTTCTGCTGTGGCGTCTTTGGCGCGCGCCGGAGTGGGTCATTCACTATGGGTTTTATGGCGTGGTAGGCATCTACGGCGCGCAACGTTTTGTGTGGGAGTTCCACAAACCCTATGGCCCACTGGCGGGGGGGCTGAACCTGTTCCACTGGCTCTGTCTGGGGCTGATGGCGTACAGTTTGTGGATGGTCTGGCGACAAGCAAAAAATACTGTACGGGAAGATGAAAGATATTGA
- a CDS encoding DegT/DnrJ/EryC1/StrS family aminotransferase, with protein MSTKPEPVNVWRIDVGEEEIARIAEAMRNGRISQGAITDDFERELSARLDVPHAVCVPNGTSALMMAYLCLGIGPGDEVILPARTWVATANAALLLGATVRLVDLEEKRPVLDPAKLERAISERTRAIVPVHLNGIAADMEAILAIAEQRDIPVVEDACQALFSRHKGQYLGGFGRFGAFSLGLAKLLTTGQGGVLVCQNDRDAEIARQMRNQGQVGGVMGEKIARLGGNFKFTDMQAAMGLAQLDRIPARLERQRAIQRAYLAGLGDFPGLTPLAANLDAGEIPLRAEWLADDRNALIAKLAEKNIQCAAQGVGLHRLPHIANDPNAYPIADHIDGRLVTLPSGPEQPLINVERAISAITGRYV; from the coding sequence ATGAGCACAAAGCCTGAGCCGGTGAACGTCTGGCGCATCGATGTGGGCGAAGAGGAGATCGCTCGCATCGCTGAAGCCATGCGCAACGGACGCATCAGCCAGGGCGCCATCACCGACGATTTCGAACGCGAACTCTCCGCGCGTCTGGACGTCCCCCACGCCGTATGCGTGCCCAACGGCACCAGCGCCTTGATGATGGCCTATCTCTGCTTGGGCATCGGCCCCGGCGATGAGGTGATTCTGCCTGCGCGCACCTGGGTGGCCACCGCCAACGCCGCGCTGCTGCTGGGCGCCACCGTGCGTCTGGTGGACCTGGAAGAGAAGCGCCCGGTGCTGGATCCGGCCAAGCTGGAGCGCGCCATCAGCGAACGCACCCGCGCCATTGTGCCGGTGCACCTGAACGGCATCGCCGCCGATATGGAGGCGATCCTCGCCATCGCCGAACAGCGTGATATCCCGGTGGTGGAGGACGCCTGCCAAGCGCTCTTCTCCCGCCACAAAGGACAATACCTCGGCGGGTTTGGCCGCTTTGGAGCCTTCAGCTTAGGGCTGGCCAAACTGCTCACCACCGGCCAGGGCGGCGTGCTGGTTTGCCAAAATGACCGTGACGCCGAGATCGCCCGCCAGATGCGCAATCAGGGGCAAGTGGGCGGCGTCATGGGCGAGAAGATCGCCCGCCTGGGCGGCAACTTTAAATTCACCGACATGCAGGCGGCCATGGGGTTGGCGCAGTTGGATCGCATCCCCGCCCGGCTGGAGCGCCAGCGGGCGATTCAGCGCGCCTATCTGGCGGGTCTGGGCGACTTCCCCGGCCTGACGCCATTGGCGGCCAATCTGGACGCAGGCGAGATCCCCCTGCGCGCCGAGTGGCTGGCCGACGACCGCAATGCGCTGATCGCCAAACTGGCGGAAAAGAACATTCAGTGCGCCGCGCAGGGCGTCGGACTGCATCGCCTGCCGCACATCGCCAACGATCCCAACGCCTACCCCATTGCCGACCACATCGATGGTCGATTGGTCACCCTGCCGTCGGGTCCGGAGCAGCCATTGATCAACGTTGAACGCGCCATCTCCGCCATCACCGGACGCTACGTCTGA
- a CDS encoding radical SAM/SPASM domain-containing protein, which translates to MSVMQKIKIGGGKLADHPERVQTWLAGGNPGPLAIEVAIVHGCNHNCAHCGPQQFDPYDPKKTFMDRDVFLKFLEDFRAEGGAEVYFAGSGEPTLHPDFPEFVQRGHELGLAMTLSSNGLPLVPKRAEKILPYLTWARFSINGGNAPAHARVHQVPERDFHKLVENLTFMDQLRRAQDLPFQLAMQMVTYDLNWDSLPDMTDLFQRVGGDRLIIRNKINKDGQLNAAPAELFPLLEAADRIPGVEIRWPSFPRPGESLEAPPADWRTCHGVRFRTNMDFQGNLHACFRHWYKASDFGNIYQQSFTDIWRSERKRALFDEIASGADIPLCAKWCQVSFDNRELDRILAQQESHS; encoded by the coding sequence ATGTCGGTGATGCAGAAGATCAAGATCGGCGGCGGCAAGCTGGCCGACCACCCGGAGCGGGTGCAGACCTGGCTGGCGGGCGGCAACCCCGGCCCGCTGGCCATCGAAGTGGCCATCGTACATGGCTGCAACCACAACTGCGCCCACTGCGGCCCGCAGCAGTTCGACCCGTACGATCCCAAGAAAACCTTCATGGATCGCGACGTATTCCTGAAATTCCTGGAGGATTTCCGCGCCGAAGGCGGCGCCGAAGTCTACTTCGCCGGCTCCGGCGAGCCGACGCTGCACCCGGATTTCCCCGAATTCGTCCAGCGCGGCCATGAACTGGGGCTGGCCATGACCCTGAGCAGCAACGGTCTGCCGCTGGTCCCCAAGCGGGCGGAGAAGATCCTGCCCTATCTCACCTGGGCGCGTTTCTCCATCAATGGCGGCAACGCCCCAGCCCATGCGCGGGTGCACCAGGTTCCTGAACGCGACTTCCACAAACTGGTGGAGAATCTCACCTTCATGGATCAGTTGCGGCGCGCGCAGGATCTGCCGTTTCAACTGGCCATGCAGATGGTCACCTATGACCTGAACTGGGACTCCCTGCCCGACATGACCGATCTGTTCCAGCGCGTGGGCGGAGATCGTTTGATCATCCGCAACAAGATCAACAAGGATGGCCAGCTCAACGCCGCGCCCGCCGAACTCTTCCCGCTGCTGGAAGCCGCCGACCGAATCCCGGGCGTGGAGATTCGCTGGCCCAGCTTCCCGCGTCCCGGCGAGTCGCTGGAGGCCCCGCCCGCCGACTGGCGCACCTGCCACGGCGTGCGTTTTCGCACCAACATGGATTTCCAGGGCAATCTCCACGCCTGCTTCCGCCACTGGTACAAAGCCAGCGATTTCGGCAATATCTATCAACAGTCGTTTACCGACATCTGGCGCAGCGAACGCAAACGCGCGCTGTTTGATGAGATCGCCTCCGGCGCGGACATCCCCCTGTGCGCCAAGTGGTGCCAGGTGTCGTTCGACAATCGTGAATTGGACCGGATTCTGGCCCAGCAGGAGAGCCATTCATGA
- a CDS encoding SDR family oxidoreductase: protein MNNRYLIIGGSGFIGRHLAAHLGPERCVATYYNRAHEGMFQFAPPLDQLDDFIDEHGPFTHAYVLMAMSNLLRCIQDKLGSNLINVITTKELIDTLLARGITPIFSSSDSIFDGEKGDYVESDAPNPLVTYGQQKLAVEEYLRDKAPDNHIIVRLSKTYGTDPLKSTLITAWLFDWYKGSQINCATDQRFCPIHVDDAAQGLALLADNGLTGTFHLGGPKPWTRAQLLEGLKQAYEANIGPVPSWNVNFCHINDFGFTERWPVDITMKIDKFVQATGFTPRDADGAIDEIIQRLAQAIAQEEQAN from the coding sequence ATGAACAATCGCTACTTGATCATCGGCGGCTCCGGCTTTATCGGGCGTCATCTGGCGGCCCATCTGGGGCCGGAACGCTGTGTGGCCACCTACTACAATCGCGCCCACGAGGGGATGTTCCAGTTTGCGCCGCCGCTGGACCAGTTGGACGACTTCATCGATGAGCACGGGCCCTTCACCCACGCCTATGTGCTCATGGCCATGAGCAATCTGCTGCGCTGCATTCAGGACAAATTGGGCTCCAATCTCATCAATGTCATCACCACCAAGGAGCTGATCGACACCCTGCTGGCGCGGGGCATTACGCCGATCTTCAGCTCCTCGGACTCCATCTTCGACGGCGAAAAGGGCGACTATGTGGAGAGCGACGCGCCCAACCCGCTGGTCACCTATGGTCAGCAGAAGTTGGCGGTGGAGGAGTATCTGCGCGACAAAGCGCCGGACAACCACATCATCGTGCGGCTCTCCAAGACCTACGGCACAGACCCACTCAAATCCACCTTGATCACCGCCTGGCTGTTCGATTGGTACAAAGGCAGTCAAATCAACTGCGCCACCGACCAGCGCTTCTGCCCCATCCATGTGGATGACGCCGCCCAAGGGTTGGCGCTGCTGGCCGACAACGGGCTCACCGGCACGTTCCATCTGGGCGGCCCCAAGCCGTGGACCCGCGCGCAGCTGCTGGAGGGGCTCAAACAGGCCTATGAAGCGAACATCGGCCCGGTTCCCAGTTGGAACGTCAACTTCTGCCACATCAATGATTTCGGCTTCACCGAGCGCTGGCCGGTGGATATCACCATGAAGATCGACAAATTCGTGCAGGCCACAGGCTTTACCCCACGGGATGCGGATGGCGCCATCGACGAGATCATTCAGCGGCTGGCGCAAGCCATCGCGCAAGAAGAGCAGGCAAACTAA
- a CDS encoding class I SAM-dependent methyltransferase, with translation MNEGHCRLCGHERLTLLEDFPRTHRVTSDCRPWSPGGQLGVCPHCGTVQKPDDPQWRADSQAIYESYHIYAASGGREQGMANADGATVARSSLVIERLLKTLKLPESARLLDIGCGNGAFLRVFNDKRPGWDLTGSEFDDRHQPAVLAIGDNVAFTTEPVARIAGEFDLVTLNHVFEHAPDPILFLTALKMRIAPGGVVMIQVPDLEHSPFDLLVADHGAHYHREALLYALRRAGYEILYCEQGWYPKEMTLIARPRDERVNAPTPAPEWGAQLLNDQWRWLSLTAQQFSQYAERELYLFGTAIAATWLYAQLGETARGFVVDDPAQIGGSHCGKPVLAAKDLPARAVLLMAFPPGVGETIAARIVRPDILIVQAPQAERAS, from the coding sequence ATGAACGAAGGGCATTGTCGACTGTGCGGCCACGAGCGTTTGACGCTGCTGGAGGATTTTCCCCGCACCCATCGGGTCACCTCCGACTGCCGCCCCTGGAGTCCGGGCGGTCAGTTGGGGGTCTGCCCCCACTGCGGAACCGTGCAGAAGCCAGACGATCCGCAGTGGCGCGCCGACTCCCAGGCGATCTACGAAAGCTATCACATCTACGCCGCCAGCGGCGGCCGCGAGCAGGGCATGGCCAATGCCGACGGCGCCACCGTGGCGCGCTCGTCCCTGGTCATTGAACGGCTGCTCAAAACCCTCAAACTGCCGGAATCGGCCCGCCTGCTGGACATCGGCTGCGGCAACGGCGCGTTTTTACGCGTGTTCAACGACAAGCGCCCCGGCTGGGATCTGACCGGCTCGGAGTTTGATGATCGTCATCAACCGGCGGTGCTGGCCATTGGCGACAACGTCGCCTTCACCACCGAGCCGGTGGCGCGCATCGCGGGCGAATTCGACCTGGTGACCCTCAACCATGTGTTTGAACACGCCCCGGATCCGATTCTGTTTCTCACCGCGCTGAAGATGCGCATCGCCCCGGGCGGGGTGGTGATGATTCAGGTGCCAGACCTGGAGCACAGCCCGTTTGACCTGCTGGTGGCCGACCACGGCGCGCACTATCATCGCGAAGCCCTGCTCTACGCCCTGCGCCGAGCGGGCTATGAGATTCTCTATTGCGAACAGGGGTGGTACCCCAAGGAGATGACCCTCATCGCCCGCCCCCGCGATGAGCGCGTCAACGCCCCCACCCCCGCGCCGGAGTGGGGCGCGCAGCTGCTCAATGACCAGTGGCGCTGGCTGTCGCTCACGGCGCAGCAGTTCAGCCAATACGCCGAGCGCGAACTCTATCTGTTCGGCACCGCCATCGCCGCCACCTGGCTCTATGCGCAACTGGGCGAAACCGCGCGCGGCTTTGTGGTGGACGACCCGGCGCAGATCGGCGGCAGCCACTGCGGCAAACCGGTGCTGGCGGCCAAGGATCTGCCCGCCCGCGCGGTGCTGCTGATGGCGTTTCCGCCCGGCGTGGGCGAAACCATCGCCGCGCGCATCGTCCGTCCCGACATCCTCATTGTCCAAGCCCCGCAAGCGGAAAGGGCCTCATGA